The following is a genomic window from uncultured Hyphomonas sp..
ACTACATCGACTCCGAGACCCTGCGTGACTGGCAGGACCAGACGAAGCTGATGATGGAAGTGCCGGGCCTGCGTGTGCACGACGTGCAGATCATGGTCGGTGCCGGCATCCGCACCAGCAAGGAACTGGCCGAAGCGCCTGCGCGCACCCTGTTCCTTCTGGCCACGGAATTCCTGAACTCGCCGGAAGGCGAGCGCGTCCGCCGCGGCGACGACCTCTTCATGGAAGAGGAAGTCGAAGAGTGGATCGAACGCGCCCGCGACGCGGCCTAGAGCGGCGCGAACTCTGACGTGAAGTGCCGCATCATCGGCGGCTCTTTCACGATTTTCAGGCCGCGCAGCTGGTCCTTCGCGGCAGCAAGTTCCTCGAAGACCTCGACGATATAGTCGGCATGCGACTGTGTGTAGACGCGCCGCGGCATCGCAAGGCGGACAAGGTCCATGCGTGCGGCTTCCTCGCTGCCATCGGGTTTGCGTCCGAACATCACAGTGCCGATCTCGCAGCCGCGGATGCCGCCCATCTCATATAGTGCGCAGGCAAGGGCCTGGCCCGGATACTCCAGCGGCGGGATGTTGGGCAGGAAGGCGCGCGCATCCACGAACACGGCATGGCCGCCCGCCGGCTTCACCACCGGCACGCCCATCGCGTCCAGCTTCTCGGCAATGTAGGCATTCGTCCGTACCCGGTAGCGCAGGTAATCCTCATCGATGATTTCGGAGAGGCCCTGCGCAATGGCGTCGAGGTCCCGGCCTGCAAGGCCGCCATAGGTCGGGAAGCCTTCGGTCTGGATCAGCAGGGTGCGGGCGCGTTCCGCCAGCGCATCGTCGCGCAGCGCAAGCCAGCCGCCAATATTGGCAAACGCATCCTTCTTGGCACTCATCGTCATGCCGTCGGCGACTTCGAACATGTCATGGATGATTGCCTTGATGCTGCGGTCCTGCTGGCCGGGTTCACGCAGCTTGATGAACCAGGCATTCTCGGCAAAGCGGCAGCCATCGATGAAGAAGGGCTTGCGGTAATGCTGCGCGATCTGCGCTGCGGCGCGGATGTTTTCGAGGCTGGCGGGCTGTCCGCCACCTGCATTGTTGGTGATGGTCATCATCACGGCCGGGACGGCGTCACGCTTCTCGCGCAGCAGGGCTTCCAGCGCTTCAAGGTCCATATTGCCCTTGAACGGATGATCAAGCGACGGGACCTTGCCTTCGGCACAAGGCAGGTCCACCGCTTCGGCGCCCGCCGCTTCGATATTGCCGCGCGTCGTGTCGAAATGCGTGTTCGACAGGATGATGTGGCCGGGTTTTGCGATCAGGTTGAACAGGAGGTGTTCGGCGGCCCGGCCCTGGTGCGTCGGGATGATGTGTTCGAAATCCATCAGGTCGCGCACCGCCGCCTCGAACCGGTAGAAGCTCGGCGCGCCGGCATAGCTTTCATCGCCCGTCATTACGGCGCCCCACTGCGCCGCGCTCATGGCCGATGTGCCGCTGTCGGTCAGCAGGTCGATGATCACATCGTCTGAATGCAGTTTGAAGAG
Proteins encoded in this region:
- a CDS encoding tryptophanase, which produces MKTIIEPFRIKSVEPIRMTTREERADLLKAAKHNLFKLHSDDVIIDLLTDSGTSAMSAAQWGAVMTGDESYAGAPSFYRFEAAVRDLMDFEHIIPTHQGRAAEHLLFNLIAKPGHIILSNTHFDTTRGNIEAAGAEAVDLPCAEGKVPSLDHPFKGNMDLEALEALLREKRDAVPAVMMTITNNAGGGQPASLENIRAAAQIAQHYRKPFFIDGCRFAENAWFIKLREPGQQDRSIKAIIHDMFEVADGMTMSAKKDAFANIGGWLALRDDALAERARTLLIQTEGFPTYGGLAGRDLDAIAQGLSEIIDEDYLRYRVRTNAYIAEKLDAMGVPVVKPAGGHAVFVDARAFLPNIPPLEYPGQALACALYEMGGIRGCEIGTVMFGRKPDGSEEAARMDLVRLAMPRRVYTQSHADYIVEVFEELAAAKDQLRGLKIVKEPPMMRHFTSEFAPL